In Trichocoleus desertorum NBK24, the following are encoded in one genomic region:
- the devC gene encoding ABC transporter permease DevC has protein sequence MILAIPLAWLQLVREKVRLLIALAGIGFAVILMFMQLGFRDALFDSAIRLHQSFQGDIFLISPQSTALIAMRSFSQRRLYQTLGFEDVASISPVYLDFALWKNPENRRTRGILVIGIDPADTVFDVPGLQAALPQIQLPEVVLFDEDSRPEFGPVAADLRQGKTVTTEVAGRRIKVGGLFKLGASFGADGNLITSDLNFLRIFERRRKGLIDVGIIKLKPGANAEQTVTNLRQSLPEDIKIFSKQEFIEFEKSYWQSSTAIGFIFTLGTAMGFIVGIVIVYQILYTDVSDHLPEYATLKAMGYKNSYLLSVVFQQALILSILGYIPGFALCLGLYDLTRNATSLPLIMTFDRALTVLCLAIIMCTLSGAIAVRKVQAADPADIF, from the coding sequence ATGATCTTGGCAATTCCTCTCGCTTGGCTACAACTGGTTCGAGAAAAAGTGCGGCTACTCATCGCTTTGGCTGGCATTGGTTTTGCCGTCATTCTCATGTTTATGCAACTTGGGTTTCGGGATGCCTTGTTCGACAGTGCGATTCGGTTGCATCAAAGCTTCCAGGGAGATATTTTTTTAATTAGCCCGCAGTCCACGGCCTTAATTGCCATGCGGAGCTTTTCCCAGCGTCGTCTCTATCAAACTTTGGGGTTTGAGGATGTAGCCTCGATTAGCCCAGTTTATTTAGACTTTGCGCTGTGGAAAAATCCAGAAAACCGTCGGACTCGCGGCATTTTGGTGATTGGTATTGATCCGGCAGATACTGTGTTTGATGTACCTGGATTGCAAGCTGCCTTACCTCAAATCCAATTGCCAGAGGTCGTTTTATTTGATGAAGATTCTCGCCCAGAATTTGGGCCTGTTGCGGCTGATCTCCGTCAGGGTAAAACTGTAACCACGGAAGTTGCAGGACGGCGAATTAAAGTGGGCGGTTTGTTTAAATTGGGTGCTTCTTTTGGGGCAGATGGCAACTTAATTACTAGCGACCTCAACTTTCTGCGAATTTTTGAGCGACGACGCAAAGGTTTAATTGATGTTGGCATTATTAAATTGAAACCGGGAGCTAATGCAGAGCAAACCGTCACAAATTTAAGACAAAGCCTGCCTGAAGATATCAAGATTTTCTCAAAACAAGAGTTTATTGAGTTCGAAAAAAGTTACTGGCAAAGTAGTACAGCTATTGGGTTTATTTTTACTCTGGGTACAGCAATGGGGTTTATTGTTGGCATCGTGATTGTGTATCAGATTCTCTACACGGATGTTTCTGATCACTTGCCTGAGTACGCCACGCTGAAAGCAATGGGCTATAAAAATTCTTACCTTTTATCGGTGGTCTTTCAACAAGCTTTGATTTTGTCAATCCTAGGCTACATTCCTGGTTTTGCCTTGTGTTTAGGACTCTATGATTTAACTCGAAATGCCACTTCATTACCCCTAATAATGACATTCGATCGCGCTTTGACGGTCTTGTGTTTGGCTATTATTATGTGTACTCTGTCTGGCGCGATCGCTGTTCGCAAAGTGCAAGCGGCTGATCCAGCAGATATCTTTTGA
- a CDS encoding ABC exporter membrane fusion protein has product MSDKPLLQPSGKWMIALAIAVALGTAGLGLFAYVSSMRNSVATEQAIADSSAEAPVRAITGLGRLEPEGGLVRIAAPSSMGTVRVNKLLVQEGSMVQSGQPLAVLDTSDRLLATAIQAEAEVREAQSRLAQVQAGAKTGDIAAAEANVARVAAQLQNAQRDYERYRLLYQNGAISAADLDGRRLTLETLSKELEQSNQVLRSVAEVRPTDIRQAESQVTVAMANLQRAKAELETAVIRSPMSGRVIAIYADPGEKVGEDGLLELGNTKQMYAVAEIYETDIAKVRVGQTATITSNAFPGEITGTVDHVGLQIRKNDVLNTDPAADTDARVIEVKIKLADSPKVAGLTNLQVNVAITP; this is encoded by the coding sequence TTGAGCGATAAGCCTTTATTACAGCCGTCAGGGAAGTGGATGATTGCCCTGGCGATCGCTGTAGCATTAGGGACTGCTGGCCTGGGTCTTTTTGCCTACGTTTCATCCATGCGAAACTCAGTCGCAACCGAGCAGGCTATAGCCGACTCATCTGCCGAGGCTCCCGTCCGAGCGATCACAGGTTTGGGTCGATTAGAGCCAGAGGGTGGACTTGTTCGCATCGCTGCGCCTTCCTCGATGGGAACGGTGCGAGTTAACAAATTGTTGGTGCAAGAAGGGTCGATGGTGCAATCGGGCCAACCACTCGCGGTTCTGGATACGAGCGATCGCTTACTCGCAACAGCAATTCAAGCAGAAGCTGAGGTTCGAGAAGCTCAAAGTCGCTTAGCCCAGGTGCAAGCTGGAGCAAAGACGGGTGATATTGCTGCGGCGGAAGCCAATGTAGCGCGCGTCGCTGCACAACTACAAAATGCTCAGCGCGACTATGAGCGCTATCGGCTGCTCTATCAAAATGGGGCCATATCAGCCGCAGATCTGGATGGTCGCCGCTTAACTCTAGAAACGCTCAGCAAAGAGCTAGAGCAATCCAATCAAGTTTTACGCAGCGTCGCAGAGGTGCGCCCTACCGATATTCGTCAGGCTGAGTCTCAAGTCACTGTGGCGATGGCGAATTTGCAACGGGCTAAAGCCGAATTAGAAACTGCTGTCATTCGCTCACCCATGAGCGGTCGGGTCATTGCGATCTATGCCGATCCTGGTGAGAAGGTAGGTGAGGATGGCCTTTTAGAGCTTGGCAATACCAAGCAGATGTATGCAGTTGCCGAAATTTATGAAACCGATATTGCCAAGGTGCGAGTCGGTCAAACTGCCACTATTACCAGCAATGCTTTTCCGGGCGAAATTACTGGAACGGTAGACCATGTTGGTCTGCAAATTCGCAAAAATGACGTCCTCAACACAGATCCTGCCGCAGATACAGATGCCAGGGTCATAGAGGTAAAAATTAAGCTCGCAGACAGTCCCAAGGTGGCGGGACTCACCAATCTGCAAGTCAACGTTGCGATTACCCCCTAA
- a CDS encoding D-Ala-D-Ala carboxypeptidase family metallohydrolase has translation MGKLTPDQRNYLYLLEAERAGIHKPILAALYQVQGKPALEDGETGLGIAPANRIPLGQVNTFTGQVQYAANTIRSITDSLIAQGWQATDLWSNETGRYSNKFIQAVAAGYTPPASNLAAARLEASNPQALLQAYLDDLTIDFKAEKLPQNLAYLDRALLTLADRLPSYYRGLPYQRDAFLEALRIWRKLDSREAAIASLNLKTPADTDPETVDESYLDQALGQFIQSLSRNYSGYPHQREALVRLTQLWRQLDSREAAIASLEKGTSPEPGLKIVDPALIAFAQRIPQYYQGKGEQRNALTEAFRLWRGLDSRSTAIAALGINPNTLATSTTNKTALTDAATQLDRELLEFIRRIPAEYRETEDQREALIRLVQLWRGLSTRDQTIRSLFEDVKRMQQARRDALESAPKPEPLILPKRPARWTPTNIQIYASIIPNGTFSWAEATHGGTRMPPDQSTVDAIVRIARLAQQARERIGRPFYITSWYRPSEINARVGGVSNSRHIVGDAIDFYCDGLTGDQLYWFLDSWWPGGLGRYASFPYLSHIDARGYRARWLR, from the coding sequence ATGGGAAAACTGACACCAGACCAGCGCAACTACCTTTACCTGTTGGAAGCAGAACGAGCCGGAATTCATAAACCCATCCTGGCAGCACTGTACCAGGTTCAAGGCAAGCCAGCCTTGGAGGATGGCGAAACTGGGTTAGGGATTGCGCCTGCCAACCGAATTCCCTTGGGCCAAGTCAATACCTTTACAGGGCAAGTCCAATACGCCGCTAATACAATTCGCAGCATCACGGATAGCTTAATTGCCCAAGGCTGGCAAGCAACCGATCTCTGGAGCAATGAAACAGGCCGTTACAGTAACAAGTTCATTCAAGCTGTAGCCGCAGGTTACACGCCCCCTGCTAGTAACTTGGCCGCAGCCCGTCTAGAAGCATCGAATCCTCAAGCCCTGCTGCAAGCTTATTTAGACGATCTAACCATTGACTTCAAGGCCGAAAAGTTACCGCAAAACCTGGCTTATCTGGATAGAGCGCTTCTCACCTTGGCTGATCGCCTGCCTAGCTATTACCGAGGTCTACCTTACCAACGAGACGCTTTTTTGGAAGCTTTGCGGATCTGGCGCAAATTAGATTCCCGCGAAGCCGCGATCGCCTCCTTAAATCTCAAAACTCCTGCCGATACTGACCCTGAAACAGTCGATGAATCCTATCTCGATCAAGCGCTGGGTCAGTTCATCCAAAGCCTGTCTCGTAACTATTCGGGCTACCCCCATCAACGAGAAGCCCTCGTTCGCCTGACTCAACTTTGGCGGCAATTGGATTCCCGTGAAGCCGCGATCGCCTCTTTGGAAAAAGGTACCTCTCCAGAGCCTGGATTAAAAATTGTTGATCCTGCTCTCATTGCCTTTGCTCAACGCATCCCGCAGTACTACCAGGGCAAAGGAGAGCAACGAAACGCCCTCACAGAAGCCTTTCGGTTATGGCGGGGGCTGGATTCTCGTTCTACTGCGATCGCCGCTTTGGGAATTAACCCCAACACCCTTGCCACCAGTACCACCAACAAAACAGCCCTCACCGATGCCGCCACGCAACTCGATCGTGAATTGCTTGAATTTATCCGTCGCATCCCTGCCGAGTATCGAGAAACCGAAGATCAGCGAGAAGCTCTGATTCGGCTGGTGCAGCTTTGGCGTGGCCTGAGCACTCGTGATCAAACCATCCGATCGCTGTTTGAAGATGTTAAACGGATGCAGCAAGCTCGTCGGGATGCTTTGGAATCGGCTCCCAAGCCAGAACCGCTAATTCTGCCGAAACGTCCAGCCCGCTGGACTCCTACCAACATTCAGATTTACGCCTCGATCATCCCCAACGGTACTTTTAGTTGGGCTGAGGCCACCCACGGCGGCACTCGCATGCCTCCCGACCAAAGCACCGTTGATGCCATTGTTCGCATTGCACGTCTGGCCCAACAAGCCCGCGAGCGGATTGGTCGGCCTTTTTATATCACCAGTTGGTACCGTCCTTCCGAAATCAATGCCAGAGTCGGTGGTGTTTCTAATAGCCGTCATATTGTTGGAGATGCCATCGACTTTTATTGCGATGGTCTTACAGGCGATCAGCTCTACTGGTTCTTGGACTCCTGGTGGCCAGGTGGCTTAGGCCGATACGCCAGCTTTCCTTATCTCAGCCACATTGATGCCCGGGGTTACCGAGCGCGTTGGCTGCGCTAG